One window of the Chloroflexota bacterium genome contains the following:
- a CDS encoding HlyC/CorC family transporter produces the protein MSPGNAAEILILIAGLAILGISSGATTALTGIRRARLWHLFSTDREAGLEFEAQIGQYRSSLVVVRMVALVAAISSAILLAHEISDGLWWAILIAALAVSILQFFVEGQVRLIAAKDPERYFHGIAIPLAVLRKITRPVTRLTPLSSEAAFSHSLEDGDEVEKPLEEVREMQEIVSSPDRPAVPDEAEQEMIGAVMELKDTSVREVMTPRPDMEAVGDDESFDDVIKLMTERGRKRVPVYHESLDNIVGIIHYGDVLKAAHTGQKPAIKDLAKPVLFVPEFKKARDLLRDFLVKRVHMAVVVDEYGGVEGLVTLTDLVQEIVGDIAPEADSEVSMVKDGEAVFDGQVSIYEVNDNLETSLKGENYGTIGGFVLHHLGRLAKPGDRVHAEGVQVEVVSTAGRRIRKVRVKRLAPVPEQPPAA, from the coding sequence ATGTCGCCCGGCAATGCCGCCGAAATACTCATCCTCATCGCCGGCCTGGCCATCCTCGGCATCTCATCCGGCGCAACCACGGCCCTCACCGGCATCCGCCGCGCGCGTCTCTGGCACCTCTTCTCCACTGACCGCGAGGCCGGCCTCGAGTTCGAAGCCCAGATCGGCCAGTACCGCTCCTCCCTCGTCGTCGTTCGCATGGTCGCCCTGGTGGCCGCCATCTCCTCCGCCATCCTCCTTGCCCATGAGATCTCCGATGGCCTCTGGTGGGCCATCCTGATCGCCGCCCTGGCCGTCAGCATCCTCCAGTTCTTCGTGGAAGGCCAGGTCCGACTCATCGCCGCCAAAGACCCGGAACGCTACTTCCACGGCATCGCTATTCCGTTGGCCGTCCTGCGGAAAATCACGCGCCCCGTCACGCGCCTCACGCCCCTGAGCTCGGAGGCCGCCTTCTCCCACTCCCTGGAGGACGGCGATGAGGTGGAGAAGCCGCTGGAGGAGGTTCGCGAGATGCAGGAGATCGTCTCCAGCCCGGACAGGCCTGCCGTGCCCGATGAGGCGGAGCAGGAGATGATCGGCGCGGTGATGGAGTTGAAGGACACCTCCGTTCGCGAGGTCATGACCCCTCGCCCTGACATGGAGGCCGTGGGCGACGACGAAAGTTTCGATGATGTCATCAAGCTTATGACGGAGCGGGGCCGTAAGCGCGTCCCCGTCTATCATGAATCCCTGGATAACATCGTCGGCATCATCCACTATGGCGATGTCCTCAAAGCCGCCCACACCGGGCAGAAGCCCGCGATAAAGGACCTCGCCAAGCCCGTCCTCTTTGTCCCCGAGTTCAAGAAGGCCCGCGATCTCCTGCGCGACTTCCTCGTCAAGCGTGTTCACATGGCCGTCGTCGTGGATGAGTACGGCGGCGTCGAAGGTCTCGTCACCCTCACCGACCTCGTCCAGGAGATCGTCGGCGATATCGCCCCCGAGGCTGATAGCGAAGTCTCCATGGTCAAGGACGGCGAGGCCGTCTTCGATGGCCAGGTCTCCATCTATGAGGTGAACGACAACCTGGAGACAAGCCTCAAGGGCGAGAACTACGGGACCATCGGCGGCTTTGTCCTCCACCACCTCGGCCGTCTCGCCAAGCCCGGAGACCGCGTCCACGCCGAAGGCGTCCAGGTGGAGGTCGTCTCCACCGCAGGCCGCCGCATCCGCAAGGTCCGCGTCAAGCGCCTCGCCCCCGTCCCCGAGCAGCCCCCGGCTGCTTAG
- a CDS encoding AAA family ATPase, producing MKPERFTEQAQEVISDSQSLVQQYQHAQWDVEHIFLALLRQENGIAPEALKRLGLDRELIKSRLESILGNALKQATAGPQIFITPRVARLLEAAESESKRFKDEFIGSEHLLIAVTMATDGDTGKILKDFGIEREKVYRALADIRGSHRVTDPRAESKYRALEKYSRDLTKLAREGKLDPVIGRDDAIKRVIQILTRRTKNNPVIIGDAGVGKTAVVEGLAQHIAADDVPDSLKGRRVLSLEMGALVAGSKFRGEFEERLKAVMDEIRSAQGEIVLFIDEIHTVVGAGAAEGAIDASNMLKPALARGELQCVGATTLDEYRKHIERDAALARRFSPVYIDEPSIEETVEILRGIRPRYEAHHKVQIEDEALTAAATLSSRYLTERKLPDKAIDLIDEAASKVRIEAQSAPKDVKELEKEVNRLTNEEEAAAQRGEYETHAKLKTQRLNAEKKYAAAKNKWLKESKISTKVEARNVAELIAAWTGIPVSNLLEGEAERLVNMEERLHQRVIGQEQAISAVSDALRRARSGLKDPKRPIGSFIFLGPTGVGKTELAKALAEFMFDHEDAMVRIDMSEYMEKHTVSRLIGAPPGYVGFEDAGQLTEAVRRRPYRVILFDEIEKAHPDVFNILLQILEDGRLTDSHGRTADFRNTIVIMTSNLGTGEAGKQTFAFQPTAAAKESSRDRMRKNIEDALKRTFRPELLNRIDEIIIFDPLTKEEIGRIIDLLLKDVRKRLEERRLEIELTQAAKDWLVEQGFDQVYGARPLRRAIQRHVENPLAKRVLAGEFKDGEHVLVDLKDGRLEFSMKRPVTAGR from the coding sequence ATGAAGCCAGAACGATTCACCGAGCAGGCCCAGGAGGTCATCAGCGACTCCCAGAGCCTGGTGCAGCAGTACCAACACGCCCAGTGGGACGTGGAGCATATCTTTCTGGCGCTCCTGCGGCAGGAGAACGGGATCGCGCCCGAGGCGCTGAAGCGCCTGGGACTCGATAGGGAGCTCATCAAGAGCAGGCTGGAGTCCATCCTGGGGAACGCCCTTAAGCAGGCGACGGCGGGGCCGCAGATCTTCATCACGCCGAGGGTGGCGCGACTGCTGGAAGCGGCGGAATCGGAGTCGAAGCGGTTCAAGGACGAGTTCATCGGCTCCGAGCATCTGCTGATCGCGGTGACGATGGCGACGGACGGCGACACGGGCAAGATCCTCAAGGATTTCGGCATCGAGCGGGAGAAGGTCTACCGGGCGCTGGCGGACATCCGCGGCAGTCACCGGGTGACGGACCCGCGGGCGGAGAGCAAGTATCGCGCCCTGGAGAAGTACAGCCGCGACCTGACGAAGCTGGCCCGGGAGGGCAAGCTGGACCCGGTCATCGGCCGGGATGATGCCATCAAGCGGGTCATCCAGATCCTGACGCGGCGGACGAAGAACAATCCGGTCATCATCGGCGATGCGGGGGTGGGCAAGACGGCGGTGGTGGAGGGGCTGGCGCAGCATATCGCGGCTGACGATGTGCCGGATTCGCTGAAGGGACGCCGCGTCCTTTCGCTAGAGATGGGGGCGCTGGTGGCCGGGAGCAAGTTCCGGGGCGAGTTCGAGGAGCGGCTGAAGGCCGTGATGGACGAGATCCGGTCGGCCCAGGGAGAGATCGTCCTGTTCATTGACGAGATCCACACGGTCGTCGGTGCGGGAGCGGCCGAGGGCGCGATAGACGCGAGCAATATGCTGAAGCCAGCGCTGGCACGGGGCGAGCTGCAGTGCGTCGGCGCAACGACGCTGGACGAGTACCGCAAGCACATCGAGCGGGATGCGGCGCTGGCACGTCGCTTCTCGCCGGTCTACATTGACGAGCCAAGCATCGAAGAGACGGTGGAGATCCTGCGCGGCATCCGCCCGCGCTACGAGGCGCACCATAAGGTGCAGATCGAGGACGAGGCGCTGACGGCGGCGGCGACGCTTTCCAGCCGCTACCTAACGGAGCGGAAGCTGCCGGACAAGGCGATCGACCTGATAGACGAAGCGGCGAGCAAGGTGCGCATCGAGGCGCAGAGCGCGCCGAAGGATGTGAAGGAGCTGGAGAAGGAGGTCAACCGCCTGACGAACGAGGAGGAGGCCGCGGCCCAGCGAGGCGAGTACGAGACGCATGCGAAGCTGAAGACGCAGCGGCTGAACGCCGAAAAGAAATATGCCGCAGCGAAGAACAAGTGGCTGAAGGAGTCCAAGATATCCACGAAGGTGGAGGCGCGGAACGTGGCGGAGCTCATCGCGGCGTGGACGGGGATCCCGGTCTCTAACCTCCTGGAGGGCGAAGCGGAGCGGCTGGTGAACATGGAAGAGCGGCTGCACCAGCGGGTGATCGGCCAGGAGCAGGCGATCAGCGCCGTCTCCGACGCGCTGCGTCGGGCGCGGTCCGGCCTGAAGGACCCGAAGCGGCCCATCGGCAGCTTCATCTTCCTGGGCCCCACGGGCGTGGGCAAGACGGAGCTGGCGAAGGCGCTGGCAGAGTTCATGTTCGACCACGAGGACGCGATGGTGCGGATCGATATGTCGGAATATATGGAGAAGCACACGGTCTCGCGGCTCATCGGCGCGCCGCCGGGCTATGTTGGGTTTGAGGACGCCGGCCAGCTGACGGAGGCGGTGCGCAGGCGGCCCTACCGGGTCATCCTGTTCGATGAGATCGAGAAGGCGCACCCGGATGTGTTCAACATCCTGCTGCAGATCCTCGAGGATGGACGCCTGACGGACAGCCACGGGCGGACGGCAGACTTTCGCAACACGATCGTCATCATGACGAGCAACCTAGGCACAGGCGAGGCGGGGAAGCAGACGTTCGCCTTCCAGCCGACGGCTGCGGCGAAGGAATCGAGCCGCGATAGGATGCGGAAGAATATCGAGGATGCGCTGAAGCGGACGTTCCGCCCGGAGCTGTTGAACCGCATTGACGAGATCATCATCTTTGACCCGCTGACGAAGGAGGAGATCGGGCGGATCATAGACCTGCTGCTAAAGGACGTGCGCAAGCGGTTGGAGGAGCGGAGGCTGGAGATCGAGCTGACGCAGGCGGCCAAGGACTGGCTGGTGGAGCAGGGCTTCGACCAGGTGTACGGCGCGCGGCCGCTGCGCCGGGCGATCCAGCGGCATGTGGAGAACCCGCTGGCGAAGCGGGTGCTGGCGGGCGAGTTCAAGGACGGCGAGCATGTGCTGGTGGACCTGAAGGATGGCCGCCTGGAGTTCAGCATGAAGCGGCCTGTGACGGCGGGAAGATAA
- a CDS encoding MerR family transcriptional regulator — protein MREKITKETPCFTMGVAARMVGLHAQTLRYYERAGLVQPTRTSGNKRLYSKRDIERLIKIRRLTQEMGMSLTGAEAMLRMAGKLAQMEERMGALLQELQGGSGTPEIIDVTPVGKATRQRNESRKARAASNA, from the coding sequence ATGCGAGAGAAGATCACGAAAGAGACTCCCTGCTTCACCATGGGCGTCGCGGCCCGAATGGTGGGGCTGCACGCCCAGACGCTGCGCTATTACGAGCGTGCGGGGCTTGTGCAGCCGACGCGGACCAGCGGGAACAAACGTCTTTATTCGAAGCGGGACATCGAACGGCTCATCAAGATACGGCGGCTGACGCAGGAGATGGGGATGAGCCTGACGGGAGCAGAGGCGATGCTGCGGATGGCGGGGAAGCTGGCGCAGATGGAGGAGCGGATGGGCGCGCTGCTGCAGGAGTTGCAGGGCGGAAGCGGCACGCCTGAAATCATAGATGTCACGCCGGTGGGGAAGGCCACACGGCAGAGGAACGAATCACGCAAGGCACGAGCGGCATCTAACGCATAA
- a CDS encoding J domain-containing protein codes for MGKREYYDILGVAQNASQEEITDAYRKQARKLHPDLNPGDKTAEAKFKKVNEAHEVLSDLEKRAKYDRYGEHWKRADQFAAAGVQDDSGFSNLGGRQTTSGRRGPTAVNFDFGNGGDDVFESIFGSFFGGAPGATRGQRVSSRGQDVEANAEVTLEEAFAGTTRVLQLAGAQGRTRRLEVRIPPGVRTGSRVRIAGEGGQGGTSPGDLYITITVRPHYAFERKGDDLYVDAAVSVADAVLGGEVKVPTLKGTMLALTIPAEAQNGRVFRLAGQGMPKLNSNDRGDLYAKIKVILPTNLSEREREIFRELKRLRG; via the coding sequence ATGGGCAAGCGGGAGTATTACGACATCCTGGGCGTTGCACAGAACGCCTCGCAGGAGGAGATCACGGACGCCTACCGCAAGCAGGCGCGGAAGCTGCACCCTGACTTGAATCCGGGGGATAAGACGGCGGAGGCGAAGTTCAAGAAGGTGAACGAGGCCCACGAGGTGCTCTCCGACCTGGAGAAGCGGGCGAAGTACGATCGGTACGGGGAGCACTGGAAGCGGGCCGACCAGTTCGCGGCCGCAGGAGTCCAGGATGACAGCGGCTTCAGCAATCTCGGGGGGCGACAGACGACATCGGGACGCCGGGGGCCGACGGCAGTCAATTTCGATTTCGGCAACGGAGGCGACGATGTCTTTGAGAGCATCTTCGGGTCGTTCTTCGGCGGAGCGCCGGGGGCGACGCGAGGCCAGCGGGTCTCATCGCGCGGGCAAGATGTGGAGGCGAATGCCGAGGTGACGCTGGAGGAGGCGTTCGCCGGGACGACGCGGGTGCTGCAGCTGGCGGGAGCACAGGGCAGGACGCGGCGGCTGGAGGTGCGCATCCCGCCGGGCGTGCGCACCGGGTCGCGGGTGCGGATCGCGGGCGAAGGCGGCCAGGGAGGCACATCGCCCGGCGACCTGTACATCACCATCACCGTCCGCCCGCACTACGCCTTCGAGCGCAAAGGCGACGACCTCTACGTGGACGCCGCCGTCTCCGTGGCCGATGCGGTGCTGGGCGGCGAGGTAAAGGTGCCGACGCTGAAGGGGACGATGCTGGCGCTGACGATTCCAGCGGAGGCACAGAACGGGCGCGTCTTCCGCCTGGCGGGCCAGGGGATGCCGAAGCTGAACTCCAACGACCGGGGCGACCTGTACGCCAAGATCAAGGTCATCCTGCCGACAAACCTTTCCGAGCGCGAGCGCGAGATATTCCGAGAGCTCAAGCGGCTGCGCGGGTAA
- the glmU gene encoding UDP-N-acetylglucosamine diphosphorylase/glucosamine-1-phosphate N-acetyltransferase: MTGLAAVVLAAGKGKRMNSKLPKVLHRICGKPMVAHVVAAAKAAGVKRLVVVIGHGAQQVRDSLGKDVEFVVQKDQLGSGHALLQARKLLEGKASSILVLNGDVPLVTPATLTSLASLQAEKSAPIAFLTSSHGPVSGLGRVFRDPKGDVQDIIEEADLPEGLGLLKEINVGNYCFDAAWLWPALAQVPKSRSGEFYLTSLIGMAYKDRRPAITAPVADAAEALGVDTRQRLAEAEAAMRRRIRDRWMSSGVTLVDPATVYIDADASIGRDTTIQPNSYILGNTSIGRDCVIGPGAMLAEASIGDRCAVVASSIESSTLEADISVGPFSRVRGGAHLERGVHLGNYVEVKKSRLGKGTKSHHVSYLGDATVGKNVNIGAGSITCNYDGVNKLPTVIEDDVFVGCDTMLVAPVRLGKGSKTGAGAVVTKNVPPRVTVVGVPARPLVKSPPAEKRAKAGRR; this comes from the coding sequence ATGACCGGTCTCGCGGCTGTTGTCCTAGCGGCGGGCAAGGGCAAGCGGATGAACTCCAAACTGCCCAAAGTCCTCCACCGCATCTGCGGCAAGCCCATGGTCGCCCACGTCGTTGCGGCGGCCAAAGCGGCCGGCGTCAAGCGCCTCGTCGTCGTCATCGGCCACGGCGCTCAGCAGGTGCGCGATTCCCTGGGCAAAGACGTCGAGTTCGTCGTGCAGAAAGACCAGCTCGGCAGCGGCCATGCCCTCCTCCAGGCGCGCAAGCTCCTCGAGGGGAAGGCCTCCTCCATCCTCGTCCTCAACGGCGATGTCCCCCTCGTCACTCCCGCGACCCTGACCAGTCTCGCCTCCCTCCAGGCGGAAAAGAGCGCCCCAATCGCCTTCCTCACCTCTTCCCACGGCCCCGTCTCAGGCCTCGGCCGCGTCTTCCGCGACCCGAAAGGCGATGTCCAGGACATCATCGAAGAAGCCGACCTCCCTGAGGGATTGGGGCTCCTCAAGGAGATCAACGTCGGCAACTATTGCTTCGACGCCGCATGGCTCTGGCCCGCTCTGGCGCAGGTGCCCAAGAGCAGGAGCGGCGAGTTCTACCTCACCTCCCTCATCGGCATGGCCTATAAGGACCGCAGGCCCGCCATCACCGCTCCCGTTGCCGATGCCGCTGAAGCCCTGGGGGTGGACACCCGACAGCGCCTCGCCGAGGCCGAGGCCGCCATGCGGCGCCGCATCCGCGATAGGTGGATGTCCTCCGGTGTCACACTCGTTGACCCGGCCACGGTCTACATAGATGCCGATGCCTCCATCGGCCGGGACACCACGATACAGCCCAATAGCTATATCCTGGGCAACACCTCCATCGGCCGGGACTGCGTCATCGGCCCCGGCGCCATGCTCGCCGAGGCCTCCATCGGCGATCGTTGCGCTGTCGTCGCCTCCTCCATCGAGTCTTCCACCCTGGAGGCCGATATCTCCGTCGGCCCCTTCAGCCGCGTCCGCGGCGGCGCGCACCTGGAGCGCGGCGTCCACCTGGGCAACTACGTTGAAGTCAAGAAGTCCCGCCTGGGCAAGGGCACGAAGTCCCACCACGTCAGCTACCTGGGCGATGCCACCGTCGGGAAGAACGTGAACATCGGCGCAGGCTCCATCACCTGCAACTACGATGGCGTGAACAAACTGCCGACCGTTATCGAAGACGATGTCTTTGTCGGCTGCGATACCATGCTCGTCGCCCCCGTGCGTCTGGGCAAAGGCTCCAAGACCGGCGCGGGCGCGGTTGTCACCAAGAACGTCCCTCCTCGCGTCACCGTCGTCGGCGTCCCGGCGCGGCCCCTCGTGAAATCCCCTCCAGCCGAGAAGCGCGCCAAGGCCGGGAGGCGGTAG